Proteins co-encoded in one Leucobacter exalbidus genomic window:
- a CDS encoding histidine kinase, producing MTVTTREPSHGTWTRPRPTREGLRFDVILAVALALAATTTALLYDRVGIYAETAPIWVWIVGLGLSTLPLAARRIWPVPVAILVSIGFFVCGQFAVPELLIVNISLFIGLYAVGAWEPRRALAIWSRIAISLAMVVWLLVSLIIASSNTEAMPEVSRSGIFSAFATYAVIQIITNLIYFSGAFMFGNRSWQAARAQAQLEAQGHELALERRTSAEQAVALDRIEIARELHDVVAHHVSVMGIQAAAARRLLEKDAESGRERAQQALLVVETSAETAIAELRGLVGTLRAPEPSATASTIGIAQLPALVAASQGAGVPATLIIAGTPHPLPMLIDVALYRVAQEALTNVRKHAGRGAEATVRLRFETGAVELEVSDTGIAQRLAAGAAAGAGGSAASSGSGLGLRGMRERAGAVGGTVEVGRRETGGFLVRVRVPLREPSPAPGSAAGPASTTVLAPAPTPIPASASVTIPAEDLA from the coding sequence ATGACGGTCACCACGCGAGAGCCCAGCCACGGCACCTGGACTCGCCCCCGGCCCACGCGCGAGGGGCTGCGCTTCGATGTCATCCTTGCCGTTGCCCTGGCCCTCGCGGCCACGACCACCGCGCTGCTGTACGACCGGGTCGGCATCTACGCCGAAACCGCTCCCATATGGGTGTGGATTGTGGGCCTCGGGCTGTCGACCCTGCCGCTCGCCGCTCGGCGCATCTGGCCCGTGCCCGTCGCGATTCTCGTGTCGATCGGGTTCTTTGTCTGCGGGCAATTCGCTGTGCCCGAGCTACTGATTGTCAACATCAGCCTCTTTATCGGCCTCTACGCGGTCGGCGCGTGGGAGCCCCGGCGTGCGCTCGCAATCTGGAGCCGCATCGCCATCAGCCTGGCGATGGTGGTGTGGCTGCTGGTCTCGCTGATCATCGCCTCGTCGAACACCGAGGCGATGCCCGAGGTGTCGCGCAGCGGCATCTTCTCGGCCTTCGCCACCTACGCCGTCATTCAGATCATCACGAACCTGATCTACTTCAGCGGCGCGTTCATGTTCGGCAACCGATCGTGGCAGGCAGCCCGCGCGCAGGCGCAGCTCGAGGCGCAGGGGCACGAGCTCGCGCTCGAACGACGCACGAGCGCCGAGCAGGCGGTAGCCCTCGACCGCATCGAAATTGCGCGTGAACTGCACGATGTCGTCGCGCACCATGTCTCAGTGATGGGCATTCAAGCGGCGGCGGCCAGGCGGCTGCTGGAAAAGGACGCCGAATCGGGGCGCGAACGGGCCCAGCAGGCACTCTTGGTTGTTGAAACGAGCGCAGAAACTGCCATCGCTGAGCTGCGCGGCCTCGTGGGCACGCTGCGGGCGCCAGAGCCCAGCGCCACCGCCTCCACCATCGGCATCGCGCAACTACCCGCGCTCGTCGCGGCGTCGCAAGGGGCCGGAGTGCCCGCCACGCTCATCATCGCGGGCACGCCGCACCCGCTGCCCATGCTCATCGACGTCGCGCTCTACCGCGTCGCGCAAGAGGCCCTCACGAACGTGCGCAAGCACGCGGGTCGCGGCGCCGAGGCGACCGTGCGACTCAGGTTTGAGACGGGCGCGGTCGAGCTCGAGGTCAGCGACACCGGCATCGCGCAACGGCTCGCGGCGGGAGCTGCCGCGGGTGCTGGTGGGTCTGCCGCAAGCTCCGGATCAGGCCTCGGCCTGCGCGGCATGCGTGAGCGCGCGGGCGCCGTGGGCGGCACCGTTGAGGTGGGCCGGCGCGAAACCGGTGGGTTCTTGGTGCGCGTGCGGGTGCCGCTGCGCGAGCCCAGCCCGGCACCGGGCTCCGCTGCCGGGCCTGCATCCACGACTGTGCTTGCTCCGGCCCCTACTCCTATACCTGCATCAGCATCCGTCACCATTCCCGCGGAGGATCTCGCATGA
- a CDS encoding response regulator, which produces MIRVLVVDDQALVRSGFRIILETEPDIEVVGEAADGAEAVQLAAALTPDVICMDVEMPGLDGIEASKRILGSARSGNSGNSGNSGKSAPPAILILTTFGHEQYLFDALAAGVSGFLVKTARAEQLIDAVHELAAGGALLGPDVTRAVMERAAQRDAAAAGGTAAGGTAAGGTAGSGAASCPLDAAGLTEREREVLRWLATGASNAEIAAALFVGEATVKTHVSNLLQKLGARDRIQAVVWAHTHGIEPHE; this is translated from the coding sequence ATGATTCGTGTACTGGTGGTTGATGACCAGGCGCTCGTGCGATCGGGGTTTCGCATCATCCTCGAAACCGAGCCCGACATCGAGGTGGTGGGCGAAGCGGCCGACGGCGCCGAAGCGGTGCAGCTCGCGGCGGCGCTCACCCCCGACGTCATCTGCATGGACGTTGAAATGCCGGGCCTCGACGGTATCGAGGCATCCAAACGCATTCTCGGCTCCGCGCGCTCCGGCAACTCCGGCAACTCCGGCAACTCCGGCAAGTCTGCCCCGCCCGCCATCTTGATCCTCACCACGTTTGGGCACGAGCAGTATCTCTTCGACGCCCTCGCCGCCGGCGTCAGCGGGTTCCTGGTGAAAACGGCCCGGGCCGAGCAACTCATCGATGCCGTGCACGAGCTCGCGGCCGGCGGCGCCCTGCTCGGCCCCGATGTCACCCGCGCGGTGATGGAACGCGCGGCTCAGCGTGACGCGGCAGCAGCGGGCGGCACGGCGGCGGGAGGCACGGCGGCGGGAGGCACGGCAGGATCCGGAGCAGCGTCATGCCCCCTCGACGCCGCAGGCCTCACCGAGCGCGAACGCGAGGTGCTGCGGTGGCTCGCGACCGGGGCGTCGAACGCCGAGATCGCGGCCGCATTGTTCGTGGGCGAGGCCACCGTGAAAACCCACGTCTCCAACCTGCTGCAGAAATTGGGGGCGCGCGACCGCATCCAGGCGGTCGTGTGGGCGCACACCCACGGCATCGAGCCACACGAATGA
- a CDS encoding DUF1684 domain-containing protein produces the protein MSDLQPAEPATTAAAAPVATAFSDAHAVWHAEVEAARTAPYGALTATAMHWLEGDAGEARELPGLPGEWRAYPDGLVTVVVTEADGISQAGQPVAGEVRVGPLTGLASATLTWGDILIEIAARSGAIAVRPRDPQAAARVEYTGTPVFAPNRDWVVSAEFESDPRASVEIDSAAAGRLQHYDSPGRAVFTVGGERVALTLFGSAAGGDLRAIFSDASPETFDATRFVGVTAREGGLVIDFNRAVNPPFAYTEHATCPFPPAENRLPVPVEAGEKRPNA, from the coding sequence ATGTCTGACCTACAGCCCGCCGAGCCCGCCACCACGGCTGCCGCAGCTCCCGTCGCCACCGCGTTCAGCGACGCCCACGCCGTCTGGCACGCCGAAGTCGAGGCGGCCCGCACCGCCCCCTATGGTGCGCTCACCGCGACCGCCATGCACTGGCTCGAGGGAGATGCGGGCGAGGCCCGCGAGCTGCCCGGGCTACCCGGTGAGTGGCGTGCGTACCCCGATGGGCTCGTGACCGTCGTGGTCACCGAGGCCGACGGAATTTCGCAGGCGGGGCAGCCCGTAGCGGGCGAGGTGCGGGTGGGCCCGCTGACCGGGCTCGCCTCGGCCACCCTCACCTGGGGTGACATTTTGATTGAGATCGCAGCCCGCTCGGGCGCGATTGCGGTGCGACCCCGTGACCCGCAGGCTGCGGCGCGCGTGGAGTACACGGGCACCCCCGTGTTTGCCCCGAACCGTGACTGGGTGGTGTCGGCCGAGTTCGAATCTGACCCGCGCGCGAGCGTTGAGATTGATTCGGCGGCGGCCGGCCGGTTGCAGCACTATGACTCCCCCGGGCGGGCGGTTTTCACGGTCGGCGGCGAGCGCGTGGCCCTCACCCTGTTTGGGTCGGCGGCGGGCGGTGACCTGCGCGCCATCTTCTCTGACGCGTCACCCGAGACGTTCGACGCGACCCGCTTCGTGGGGGTGACTGCGCGCGAGGGCGGTCTCGTGATCGATTTCAACCGGGCCGTGAACCCACCGTTTGCGTACACCGAGCACGCGACCTGCCCGTTCCCGCCCGCCGAGAACCGGCTGCCGGTGCCCGTCGAGGCCGGCGAGAAGCGCCCCAACGCGTAG